CCTTGAAAACGGCACCAAGTAAATGCGCACGACTAAATCGAACAGTATCTAAGTTTGTACCTTCCAATTCTATTCCAGGTAAAATTGCATTAGTAAAGTTAATTCCTCGCAAGCCAATATCCCGCCAAATCAAATTTGAATTGTCATTTTTTTCTAGCTGTTGACTATTTCCATTTCCGAGAATAGAAAAAATAGAATTATACCATTTCCTTAATAATCTGCAAGAGATAATATAGGCATTTTTGTAGGGGCGCAACGCGTGAGCGCCCCTACCAGGGCAATTTACCATACAATCGTTGTTTTTCAGAAATGGTATAATTTCTTCCTTTTCTCGCAATTTATTTTGGCGATCTTGTGCTTCTCTTTGCTGACTTTGTTCGTTAATCACTTGAATTTAAACTTTCCGATTTCTCTTGAACTCGGTTGTAGTAATATGCATCAAAAAGCTTCTCCATTTCTAGGAAAGAAATATTTTTATCCTAGATTAATTCTAGTAATTGATATTTTCAAGTTGCTGTATATCCATTTTCTTTTAAATAAATCAAATCTTCAAACTGTTGGATTTTGGCGATATGAGAAGCATTCCGATCGTTACTAGACTCTCCCGATACCGGCACAATCTCATTTTATTCGATAGGAGAAATTTCGCTATTCTCCCTAGACTTTTCTGACATAGAGAAACCCCCTCTTTGACAATTCCAGTAGTTTGTACGGCAGATTGCAATGGAAACGAAGGACTACGCGATCGCTTGTATAACACATACTCCCCAAAAACGCCTAAAGTAAAAAAGCATAGCGATCGCCACAAAAACCTTGAAATTCCCTCAATCTCAAGAGCCAACCGCCTCTAAAAGGAAGTATCCCTTAATTCTAAGAAATTTTGATACTCCGCCTGCATCATCTCACGAAAAGAACGATATCGGTCTGCACCAGGTAGCAAATCGCTAAAAAACCAAGCCTCCCACTCCCCCTCCGCAGTCACAATCCGGGGATTGAGTAGATAAATAGCAGATTCCCCCCTACTACTAATTTCCAAAGCCGTTTGCAAATACTCAACTCGTATCTGGCTGCAATCCTGCACCTCCCCATAAACCAGATATTCCTCATCCAGTATTGAGGGAATCAAGCGAGCCATATTTCCATTCGCCTCATTATTGCAATTGCTTTCGATAAAATCTTCAATCCAGGCTTGATGCCGCACCCGAAACCATTCAATTTCTTCCGTTGACCAAAGCCTGTGTATAAACGGCGTCGTCTGACGCCAACCGTTTGAAACTTTTAAAAACTCCCGATAAGAGGGTGGTAGAGTCGTACCGAGACGAGTTTCAGCGCGAGCAATTTGTGCTTCTGTGGCTCCCGAAAATCCCAACCAGCCGGATTCAATCACCTCCAGAGGGAGGTCTTCTCGCCAACTTCCCATTGACTCCAGTAACTCTTGACTCCACGTTCCCAAGAAACTTTCCCAGTTAAAAGAGTTCATTATGCCCCAGTTTGCTTAGACAACTTGAAGTAGTGGCACTTCAAAGTAGCCTGGAGTGGCAGGTATGCCTTGAAGCGTTACCAGCACCTGCAAGCGATACAGACCTAGTTGCTGTAAACTAGTTCCAGACAGTAAAACAATATAGGGTGGTTCGTCTTGACTGAGAACCTTAACCTCTGCATTTCCCAAATGAAGGGTTT
This portion of the Geitlerinema sp. PCC 9228 genome encodes:
- a CDS encoding pentapeptide repeat-containing protein; the protein is MINEQSQQREAQDRQNKLREKEEIIPFLKNNDCMVNCPGRGAHALRPYKNAYIISCRLLRKWYNSIFSILGNGNSQQLEKNDNSNLIWRDIGLRGINFTNAILPGIELEGTNLDTVRFSRAHLLGAVFKETYLDSTIVVDWVGYSFILYEARC
- a CDS encoding SMI1/KNR4 family protein, giving the protein MNSFNWESFLGTWSQELLESMGSWREDLPLEVIESGWLGFSGATEAQIARAETRLGTTLPPSYREFLKVSNGWRQTTPFIHRLWSTEEIEWFRVRHQAWIEDFIESNCNNEANGNMARLIPSILDEEYLVYGEVQDCSQIRVEYLQTALEISSRGESAIYLLNPRIVTAEGEWEAWFFSDLLPGADRYRSFREMMQAEYQNFLELRDTSF